The following is a genomic window from Micromonospora cathayae.
CAGCGGCCCGGGCCGGCATCCGCGCCGTGTTCACCACGTTGCGCGAGGCGGTCACCGGCGGCGAGTTCGACGACGTCGCCGCCCAGCTGCCCCGCGACTACCGGGACCTGGTGGAGCCGGCGATGGCCCCCGGCGCGACCCTCCGCCGCGCCTGACCCCACCACCCGCGCGTCGGTCCGTCCAGCTGCGTGTCCGGCGGCGGCCCGTCCGGCCCGCGCGGGGCGAGCGGTGACGGCTGGTCCGGGACGCGTGCCGGGCGACGGCTGGTCCGGGGCGCACGCCGGGCGACGGCCCCCGTCGGGCCGACGGCGGTCGTCAGGCGACGGCGGTGGCGGCGCGGAGGGCGTCGATCCGGTCGGCGGGGTAGCCGAGTTCGGCGAGGATCTCGTCGGTGTGCTCGCCGGGATGCGGTGGCGGACGACGCAGCGCGGTCGGAGTGCCGGAGAACCGGGGCGCGGGGGCCGGCTGCGGCACCCCGTCGGCGGACACGAAGACGCCCCGGTCGGCCAGGTGCGGGTGGTCCGGGGCCTCCGCCCAGTCGAGCACCGGGGCCAAGCAGGCGTCCGATCCGCCGGCCAGTTCGGTCCACTCGTCCCGGGTGCGGGTCCGGAACAGCCGGGCCCAGGCCCGCCGCAGCGCCGGCCAGTTCGCCGGGTCGGTCCGGTCCAGCGCCTCGTCCGGCGGCAGCGGGAAGCCGGTCCGGCGGACCAGTTCGGCGTAGAACTGCGGCTCCAGCGCCCCCACCGCCACGTACCGGCCGTCGGCGCACTCGTACGTGTCGTAGAAGGGCGCGCCGCCGTCGAGCAGGTTCACCCCGCGCGGGTCCTGCCACATGCCCATCCGGCGCAGGGCGTGGATCTGGGTGCTGAGCACCGCCACGCCGTCCACGATCGCCGCGTCGACCACCTGCCCCCGGGCGCCACCCTGGACGGCGTACAGCGCGGAGACGATGCCCAGCGCCAGCATCATCCCGCCGCCACCGAAGTCACCGAGCAGGTTCAGCGGCGGCACCGGGGCCTGCCCGGCGCGGCCGATGCCGTGCAGCGCGCCGGTCAGCGCCAGGTATCCGATGTCGTGGCCGGCGTACGGGGCGTTCGGCCCGTGCTGTCCCCAGCCGGTCATCCGGCCGTAGACCAGCCGCGGGTTGACCGCGAGGCACTCGGCGGGGCCCACGCCGAGGCGCTCGGTCACGCCTGGGCGGAAGCCCTCGATCAGCGCGTCCGCGTCGCGGACCAGCGCGAGCACCACCTCCCGCCCGCCGGCGGTCTTCAGGTCGACCCCGACCGAGCGGCGGCCCCGGTTGAGCAGGTCGGGGTGCGGGGTGCCGAAGGCCGCCGGGCGGACCTCGGTGGCCCGGTCCACCCGGACCACGTCCGCGCCCAGGTCGGCGAGCATCATCGCGGCGAACGGGCCGGGCCCGATGCCGGCCAGTTCCACCACCCGCAGGCCGGTGAGCGGACCGGTCGCCGGGGCACTCTCCTCGGTCACCGGCACACCATAGGACACCCGGGACTTTCCGTGGGGCCGAGGAAAGTTCGGCGGATCCGATCGGATCATGGATTCGGCCGCACGGAAGTCGTAGTCTCGGCGCAGTCGTGCGGTGGAAGGATCGCTCATGTCGCGTCGTACCGGTAAACCCTCGTACGTGCACCCGCGTCCGAAGCCGGGCGGTGGGCGTACCGCGTTGGTGCTGACGGTGGTGCTGGTGCTCGTGGCGGGGGTGGGCGGCGGGCTCGTCGGCTGGGCCGTCGGCCGGCCGGACGCCACCGAACGGGCGGTGGCGCAGCTCCGTGCCGAGGAGGCCCGCCGGGACGCCGAGCAGATCCGGACCCTCACCGACCAGGCCCGGCTCACCGGTGAGCAGCTCAGCCCGATCATCGCCGAGCTGGACGCGGCGCTGGAGGCGGGCCGGCCCGCCCCGGCCGACCGGGTCGCCGCCTGGCAGCGCACCCTCGCCGACGCGAAGCAGCGGCACGCGGACAGCCCCTCCGGCAGCACCGGCACGAACGTCGCGCGGGGCGGCTTCCGGACCGCCGTCGAGGGCTTCACCGTCGCGGTCGACACGTACGCCGCCGCCGGTGGGCTGGCCGCCGGGCCGCGCGGCACGCTGTACGCCCTGGTGGAGCGGCAGCACGCGGCGGCCACCACGACCTGGTCGATGGCCGCCGCCCAACTCGACCAGCTCAACGTCGACGCCGGCCACGGACACCAGCACGTGCACCTCGACGGCGGGCACGGCGACGGGTTCGCCCCCGACCAGGAGCCGGAGGGGCACGCCGACTGAGCGTGACCACCACGCCGGCCCGGCGTGAAGCGGGTCACCCCGTCCGGGCGTCCGCCCCACCCCCGTGTGGCGGGTCGCCGCAGGCTGACCTAACCTTGCCCCAGCGAGGGGAGTACTTCCCACGAACCATACCGGTCAGTACGGCCGCCACGGGCGGACCTCGGGTGGTTGCCCACATACCGTGGGTGAAGGAGACCTCGAACATGGCAGGGTGTGTTCGAGGAGGCTCTTATGGGCGAATTGTCGTATCTGTCTGCTGCCGGGCTCTCCTCGGTGGGCACCCCGACGCTCTGGGCGGTCACCATCGCCGGAGTGCTCGCCCTCCTGGTGCTCGACTTCCTGGTCACCCGACGCCCGCACGAGGTGTCGATGAAGGAGGCGCTCGGCTGGTCGGCGTTCTACGTCGCCCTGCCGCTGGCCTTCGGCGGCTGGATCTGGGCCCGGTACGGCTCCCAGCAGGGCGTCGAGTACCTCACCGGTTACCTGGTCGAGAAGTCCCTCTCGGTCGACAACCTCTTCGTGTTCATGCTGCTGCTGGCCGCGTTCGCGGTGCCGGCGGTGCTGGCCCAGCGGGTCCTGCTGTACGGCATCGCGGGCGCGCTGGTGCTCCGGGCGGTCTTCATCGCCCTCGGCGCGGCGGCCCTGCAGACCCTCGACTTCGCCTTCCTGCTGTTCGCGATCATCCTGATCCTCACCGCGGTGAAGCTGCTGCGCGACGCCCTCTCCG
Proteins encoded in this region:
- a CDS encoding CaiB/BaiF CoA transferase family protein — translated: MTEESAPATGPLTGLRVVELAGIGPGPFAAMMLADLGADVVRVDRATEVRPAAFGTPHPDLLNRGRRSVGVDLKTAGGREVVLALVRDADALIEGFRPGVTERLGVGPAECLAVNPRLVYGRMTGWGQHGPNAPYAGHDIGYLALTGALHGIGRAGQAPVPPLNLLGDFGGGGMMLALGIVSALYAVQGGARGQVVDAAIVDGVAVLSTQIHALRRMGMWQDPRGVNLLDGGAPFYDTYECADGRYVAVGALEPQFYAELVRRTGFPLPPDEALDRTDPANWPALRRAWARLFRTRTRDEWTELAGGSDACLAPVLDWAEAPDHPHLADRGVFVSADGVPQPAPAPRFSGTPTALRRPPPHPGEHTDEILAELGYPADRIDALRAATAVA